Genomic DNA from Opitutaceae bacterium:
CCGCATCGGTGAATCGGGTCAGCCCGAGGACTTCTTTGAGAAGACCTATCTGCCCGCCGCCAGAGACAGCGGGTATCGCGGCAGGCTGTACACGCGGTCATGGCTGGCGACGAAGGAAAGGATAGAAAAAATAAAGAGAAGCGTCCCGGGGGATTTCTACGTCGAGGTCAAGTACAACGGAGAGCAGCTCGGCACCGCCTATCAGGCGATCACGAGCCCGACAAATTTCGATCCCTCATACTCGTATCAGGGATACACCAGCGAGCCACGCGACTTCAAACTCATCTACCAGGTGCGGGCGAATGGGACGCTTCGGATTTTTCACTGGGGCGATCCCGAATTTGTCGCCCGCGTTGCAAGGAGCTGCCAGGCGCTCGGGAGCAGTTCGGGGTACAGCGTGGAACCCATGACGGCCTACTATCCGATGACGGACCGCTATCATGGTGCCCAGGGGCACCACTATTTTCGGTGGGCGTGGCAAAGGGACTGGTTCTGGTACGAAGTTTGGGGACGCCTGGGCTATGATCCGTCGCTGCCGAGCGGGCATTTCAAAAATCTCTTCGTGAGAAGATTTGGCGAGGCCAGGCATGATTTGTATCGCCTGCTGACGGTCGGCAGCAAGGTGGTTCCGCTGATTGCCAGCGCCGTGGCCCTCGGTCCCGATCATCGCCAGTGGGCGCCGGAGCTTGAAACAGGGACTCCGGATTTCACGAATGCGGACGGCCGCCTTTCTCACGGGAATCTTGAGGATGGAATCGATGTGGCCCCGCTGGACTCGATGGTCATGACCAGCCTTGCGGAAGCCGCTCGGATGGAAACCTCGGGAGTTCAGGACGGGCGCACAACTCCGCGCCGGACGGCTGATGAGTTGTTCGCCATCGCGGAGGAGCTCGAAGGGATGCTGGAGCGACCGATGCCACCCGCAGAGAACAAGGAGGAGGCGGACTGCATTCGTCTGGATGCGCAGGCACTCGCGGCTCTGGCGCGCTTCGCCGCGGAGCGCTATCTGGCGGGAATTGCGCTCGCTGAATATCGCATCAGCCGATATCCCCGGGCCCTTGCGAGCGCGCGCGTTCATCTTGAGTGGGCGCGGAGTCACTGGCGGGACCTGGCTCGAACCGCGGACCGGCACTACGGTCCGATTTTGGACACGCTGCGCATGCACTCCGAAGCGTTCCGATGGGAATCCCAGATCGCGGTCATCGACTCGGACCTGGGCTGGATTTCCTCCCTCGAAAAGAAGCTGATGGATGAACCGCGCGGGGCTCAGGAATCCCGGCTTTCCCACCTGGCTGGGGCGGGAACCGAAATGCGCAATGCTGTTGCTGGAGATCTTCTGCGACCGGTCCAGTGGAGATACTCCGGTTTCGTGGGATGCGAAAAGGGTGGGCGAACCGCCTATGAAAGCGTGGGCGGGCAGATCGGGTTTGATGCCGAGGATTTGTTTCTCTGCAACGTCGATGACGACATGTCCCTCGAGGTCGACTTCTGGGATCCCGGCGCTGGAGAAGCTGGCGCGGTTGAGGTGCTTTTCGATCAGGCGGAGAAGCGGCCTGGGATTCCTGGCAAGGCGGGAGAGCTCCGGCTTGGCATCGAACGGGGATGGCGGAGTGCGAAATTTGTCCTTGAAGGTGCGAGATTGGCGGGAACCGGACCCGGTAATACGGATGTCGTTTTCCGCAGCATGAACGGGGAGGAGTTCACGATCCGCAATCCGCGGTTGTCCGTGGCTGAACCCTTTGCCCATCGATTGACGGTTCATGTGAAGGACGCCCTAAAGCATCCTCCCAGGAAGGTGGCCCTGTGGTGGAAGGAGCCTGGCACGGCCTGGCGGGAAACAGCCATGGAAGCCGGCCTTGGCGAACCCGGTCCTGAAGGTGGCAGCGTGCCATTGGCCCGCGAGTACTATTCGTGCGCACTCCCTTCCGGAATCCCCGAAGTGGAGTACTACTTCGTCGCGGAATTCGATCGCATCGAAGAGCGGCTGCCGGTCGCTCCAGAGACGTTTCGATGGAAACTGCAGGATGAAAACAATGCTCCAGTGATCGCGCCAATTGCGGTTGAGATCAAACCTGTCACACGCGATTCCTGCACTGTCAGCGCGCGTGTGGACAGCGCAGGCGGCGTCGCGCGTGTCGTTTTGCACTACAAGCCGATCCCTTCACAGGAAAACTGGCGTCAGGTCGACATGCAGCCTTCGAAATCGAACACCTACACCGCCACCGTGCCCATTACGTCGGAGGGGCTCTTGTATCAGTTCCAAGCGTGGGATCGCGAGGGCAATGCGCGCATCCATC
This window encodes:
- a CDS encoding fibronectin type III domain-containing protein, whose amino-acid sequence is MIPGWKPIEWSSVCRAVLAAICACAASNCGKSNPGRASPVLRGSSAADCASFGIAELESVVAAREMPPERQFVIESLDHGLSDETAARFSDMVPKAPESFIIRSVGATTWILGSDAVGTMYGALSAAESLRSSPDSLSLEDRTESPFLELRAVNQFLHEDALQDPDSWFFQEDFWQGYFSMLARTRHNLLDLHGGYNLSETTFPNLFRYFVSLPEFPKQSVGGEEAKRNLSMLRRIIAIGEAHGVKVALMNYTVQGRKAEARNDGLEGFDTAALERYTYQAARSLLEQCPELWMYGFRIGESGQPEDFFEKTYLPAARDSGYRGRLYTRSWLATKERIEKIKRSVPGDFYVEVKYNGEQLGTAYQAITSPTNFDPSYSYQGYTSEPRDFKLIYQVRANGTLRIFHWGDPEFVARVARSCQALGSSSGYSVEPMTAYYPMTDRYHGAQGHHYFRWAWQRDWFWYEVWGRLGYDPSLPSGHFKNLFVRRFGEARHDLYRLLTVGSKVVPLIASAVALGPDHRQWAPELETGTPDFTNADGRLSHGNLEDGIDVAPLDSMVMTSLAEAARMETSGVQDGRTTPRRTADELFAIAEELEGMLERPMPPAENKEEADCIRLDAQALAALARFAAERYLAGIALAEYRISRYPRALASARVHLEWARSHWRDLARTADRHYGPILDTLRMHSEAFRWESQIAVIDSDLGWISSLEKKLMDEPRGAQESRLSHLAGAGTEMRNAVAGDLLRPVQWRYSGFVGCEKGGRTAYESVGGQIGFDAEDLFLCNVDDDMSLEVDFWDPGAGEAGAVEVLFDQAEKRPGIPGKAGELRLGIERGWRSAKFVLEGARLAGTGPGNTDVVFRSMNGEEFTIRNPRLSVAEPFAHRLTVHVKDALKHPPRKVALWWKEPGTAWRETAMEAGLGEPGPEGGSVPLAREYYSCALPSGIPEVEYYFVAEFDRIEERLPVAPETFRWKLQDENNAPVIAPIAVEIKPVTRDSCTVSARVDSAGGVARVVLHYKPIPSQENWRQVDMQPSKSNTYTATVPITSEGLLYQFQAWDREGNARIHPDYRRETPYLVIPSWNPSATQEHSDKGTSAP